TTCTTTTATAAATATTTCTTATTCTTCCCGATACGGTTTGGGCACTTTGCCGTGGTAGGGGGCGTTGGCGATATTCCTCGCCGACAAAAAGACTTTGAGTCGCGTTTTCACGGTGCCCCGCTTTTTCGACTTGGGCAGCGTCGCCACCGTCTTCACGCGCACGTCGCCTTCGATCGTTCCTATTTTTCGCACCGTTTTCGTTTCGCCGGGCAATAGGTCGAAGAAGTTGTCCGAGTAGTGTCCTTTCCCCTCGTCTTCTATCATTACCAGCCGTTGATATACGTCCGTATGCAAGGTGATATTGTCGCCGTCCACCGCTATCCGTATATCCCCCACGGGCAATTTGAGTTTCTTTTCGGGGCGCAACAGGCAGTTTTTTTGCGCGAGCATAGCGCCGTTCTCATGCAGCCGCACGGCCACGCCCTGCCGTTTTTCGTCTATCTCGGCGGTCGCCATCTCGGCTACGACCATGTTGCCCAATGGCGGCACCGTGCTTTTACGCAAAAAGGTGGGGGACGTACCCTCCAAATCGAATACACACCACGCCACGTCCACGGTTTTTGCGTAGGGGTAGTCGTTTATGACGATAAGGCGCACTTTGTCCTTTTCGTCCTCGATGGACGCGGTGAGGGGCGCGTTGAAGCGCCGCGCCGCGTATTGCAGGGCCTTGTATTCGCCGTAGTAGTCGTAGCTCGACCAGGATGCGGTCGGCCAGCAGTCGTTCAGTTGCCGGTACGTTGCGCCTGTTTCCGCGCCCTTTGCGCCGCCCGGGCATAGCCTTTTTGTCTTTTCAACGGTATGCTTTAACCACATCCCAAAACTTTGTTTTGGATTTCACCTTGCCGCCGGCAAGATTTCTCCTGCGTGTAACGCAGATTTCTCCCGTGCAAAGCACGGATTTATTTATCGCTATGCGATAGGTTTCTCCACCACGTTGACGTAGCGATAGGGAATCTCCACGCCCGCTGACAATAGCGCCTCGCGCACGGACACGTTGATTTGGTCGCGCACCTGCTCGGTGCGGCTGGTGGGCAGGTAGTACACGGTGGTCTGCATGATGAGCGCGCTGTCCGTGAATTGCCAGAAGTACACGTCGCCGTATTGTTCTTCGCCCTGTTTATTCACGAAGCCGGGCACCGAATATTCGCTGGCCTCCACGGTGTCGTGTATGACCTTCTTGACCATTTCCATATCGCTCTCATATCCCACCGCGAATTGGAATGTGATCGAGCGCGTCTTGGTCTTGAAACTGAAGTTGTCCAACCGCATGGCGTTGATGACGTGATTGGGCACGACGTAGCGCAGGGATTCCGCGCCGATCAGCACCACGTGGCGCAAGGTCATTTCTTCCACGATGCCCGCCGTACCGTCCTGCAATATGATCCTGTCGCCCACCTCGAAGGGGCGATGGATGCTTATCATGATGCCCGCCAATATGTCCTTGATGATGTCCTGCGCCGCGAAGGCGATGACCGCACTCACGATGGCCGTACCGCCGAAGATGGTCGTCCACACGGTTTTCACGCCCGCGAAGGAACTGATCACCAACACGATGAAACCCAACACGATGAGGACGGAGATAAGATGCTGGAAGAACAGCAAATGCAGTCCGCTCCGTGTCTTTTGAATGCGCTTGAATATGATCTTGTTCAGTTTGGTCAATAAGATGCACACGATGAGCACCGCGAGCACCATCGCCACCCATGCGAGTATATTCCAAGGTTTTTCCAGTTTATTGATGAAATCCAACAACATAGGGCAATCTCTCTCGTAAGTATATATTGTATTATATCGTTTGTTCCGTCAAAAATCAAATAGTTAACGCGCAAAACGAAGCAAAGATACGAAAAAAAAACGCTTTTATAAGCGTTTCGTTTTCTCAATTCCCGTACGGATTTTTGAAAGGGCCGCGCGTCTTGATGAACGCCAACTCTTTTTTGGCGTTCTCTATGCGCGCCGCTATCGTTTCCAATTCCCTTTCAGCGTATGTTGCGTCGTAGTCGCTCGCGTGCTGGTGTACGTAGGTCAGCAGTTGCCACGCCTTGTCGCGTTGGCTTAGCGTGCCGCTCAAAAAGTCCGTGCACAAACTACTGTATCGGTAGTTTCGGATACTTTTGACGTCCGCGATGATCTCGTCGAACGCGGCGATATACGCCTCGCATTTTGCATACGCTTCTTCTCTCGTCATCGTATTCTCCCGTTTTTCGTTTTCGGCGTTCTCGTCCGTCGCACGCCTATTTCTTCTTCTCTTTCCGCCGTTTGTCGTTGATGACGGCGAGGGCGGCCTCGTCTATCACCGATATTCCTTCCTCTTTGGCTATCTCAACCATCTGCGTGAGGGCGGCTTTCAAAAAGACGCGCGGTATCTTCACCAATTTGGCGCACGCCTCGTCCGTAAAGGTCACGGTGGGGTCGATGCGTTTGGCGCAGTAAATGACCGACTTGACGTCCCCCTCGTGTTCGGGTATCTTCTCCGCGAAGGGCTTGCGGAAAGCGGAGCACCAAAAATCAGTGCTGTCGCGGTAGCCGTAGTCCACGGGCACCGAGGGGAAGTTGTTACGGTTTACTCCGTTTACGATGGCGTCGTAATACTTTTCTTCCATCCATATCTTGTCTATTTTCAGGATGAAATGCGCGCCGAATTTGCTCGTAATGCCGTTGAACTTGCGGTAGGGCGGCTCGTACCCCTCCAACTGTCCCGGCTTGTCTTGGTAGGCGTCTTCGAGACTGCTGTCCCAGGTGCATTCGAATACCTGAAACGCCTCTTCCACCAGTTGCGGCCGTCCCTCGCCCAAAGGGCTGTCCACCAGGGTGAAGATGCAGTCCTTCATCTTTTCCGCCGTGGTGTCCCCCGGGAAGCCCAATCGCACGGCCTCTTTGAAATACTTGCGCTTGTCGGGGATGAAGTTCAATGTCACCTTGCCCGTCCGCAGGATATTTTGCGCGGTGTTGGAACTGTTGCGCACCTCGAAGATCATGGCGTAGTAGTCCTTGCCCGCCACGTAGTACGGGAAGCACAGCGAATACGCGCCCAGGTTGGTCTGTCCCGTCTCCG
The Clostridia bacterium genome window above contains:
- a CDS encoding mechanosensitive ion channel — encoded protein: MLLDFINKLEKPWNILAWVAMVLAVLIVCILLTKLNKIIFKRIQKTRSGLHLLFFQHLISVLIVLGFIVLVISSFAGVKTVWTTIFGGTAIVSAVIAFAAQDIIKDILAGIMISIHRPFEVGDRIILQDGTAGIVEEMTLRHVVLIGAESLRYVVPNHVINAMRLDNFSFKTKTRSITFQFAVGYESDMEMVKKVIHDTVEASEYSVPGFVNKQGEEQYGDVYFWQFTDSALIMQTTVYYLPTSRTEQVRDQINVSVREALLSAGVEIPYRYVNVVEKPIA